In Danaus plexippus chromosome 17, MEX_DaPlex, whole genome shotgun sequence, one DNA window encodes the following:
- the LOC133319333 gene encoding uncharacterized protein LOC133319333: MSRFGVFVFFILFVTASCLPENESDPKSASPFFLVNRLCSPSYINNVQLKQLICLVCKIFDPSCSETATTTTEGQTASITSSTSSIISTTTPEQKIETTTIKQTTKEEQAETEE, translated from the exons ATGTCTCGATTCGgggtgtttgttttttttattcttttcgtTACTGCATCCTGTTTACCCGAAAATGAAAGTG atcCGAAATCCGCTTCACCTTTTTTCCTTGTCAATAGACTGTGTTCACCCTCCTATATAAACAACGTCCAGCTAAAACAG CTCATTTGTCTTGTCTGCAAAATATTTGATCCGTCTTGTTCGGAAACCGCCACTACTACCACAGAGGGACAAACTGCTTCTATAACTTCTAGTACTTCTTCGATTATTTCTACTACAACTCCAGAacaaaaaatagaaacaacaacaataaaacaaactacTAAAGAGGAACAAGCCGAGACAGAAGAATAa